In a single window of the Acinetobacter tibetensis genome:
- a CDS encoding helix-turn-helix domain-containing protein yields MLNGLMPQQSSSEIQVEFWSNPNMPYVETRRACDSRACYKAHSHPTFSIGAVDVGRSIFNSHFVGTQPIESGTLVLIPAHVEHSCNPEPDQAWSYQMMHLDMLWLQQLLHETKQDFHCNAVPQYQPKLYQSEQLYRNFSHLNRNLFEHSMSYLQKEQLLIQTLTELLFPNLHLELLAINSYAQQEFQQLLWEISTSEELLSLQDLSEQSGLSRYAIIRLFKSNLGLTPHAYQLNLKINQARKLLKQGKDIAEMSYQLGFSDQSHFQRVFKQLTGTTPKFYQKQHRRAILYKNSI; encoded by the coding sequence ATGTTAAATGGATTAATGCCGCAGCAAAGTTCTTCTGAAATTCAGGTTGAATTTTGGAGTAATCCCAATATGCCTTATGTGGAAACACGTAGGGCATGTGACAGTCGTGCTTGTTATAAAGCACATAGCCATCCGACCTTTTCTATTGGTGCAGTAGATGTTGGTCGAAGTATTTTTAATAGTCATTTTGTGGGGACACAGCCCATAGAATCGGGAACCCTTGTTCTTATTCCAGCGCATGTTGAGCATTCCTGTAATCCTGAACCCGATCAGGCGTGGAGTTATCAAATGATGCATCTGGATATGCTCTGGTTACAACAGTTGCTGCATGAAACTAAACAGGATTTTCATTGTAATGCAGTTCCGCAATATCAGCCTAAACTCTATCAATCTGAGCAACTTTACCGAAATTTTTCTCACTTAAATAGAAACTTATTCGAGCACTCAATGTCGTATTTGCAAAAAGAGCAATTACTGATTCAAACGCTGACTGAGTTATTATTTCCGAATTTGCACCTAGAATTACTAGCAATAAATAGTTATGCACAACAGGAGTTTCAACAACTCCTTTGGGAAATAAGCACAAGTGAAGAATTACTCTCCTTACAAGATTTATCTGAGCAAAGTGGGTTAAGTCGTTACGCCATCATTCGTTTATTTAAGTCGAATTTAGGTTTAACTCCACATGCCTATCAGCTCAATTTAAAAATTAATCAAGCGAGAAAGCTCTTAAAGCAGGGTAAAGATATTGCCGAGATGAGTTATCAGTTGGGGTTTAGTGATCAAAGTCATTTTCAACGTGTGTTTAAGCAGTTGACAGGGACTACGCCGAAGTTCTATCAAAAGCAGCACCGCCGCGCAATTTTATACAAGAATTCAATTTAA
- a CDS encoding glutathione peroxidase has product MTNIYQFEAELLDGKNKAFADYEGKVLLIVNTASKCGFTPQFAGLEKLYEKYKPQGLEVLGFPCNQFGGQDPGSNDQIGAFCQKNYGVTFPMFAKVDVKGPEAHAIFRYLTNNSKGILGSGIKWNFTKFLIGKDGTVLNRFAPTTKPEALEEEIEKALQQ; this is encoded by the coding sequence ATGACCAACATTTATCAGTTTGAAGCTGAGTTGCTAGATGGAAAAAATAAAGCTTTTGCCGATTATGAGGGTAAAGTTTTATTAATTGTAAATACAGCAAGTAAGTGTGGTTTCACACCGCAGTTTGCTGGTTTAGAAAAATTATATGAAAAATATAAGCCGCAGGGGTTAGAGGTGCTTGGCTTTCCATGTAATCAATTTGGTGGACAAGACCCAGGTTCAAACGACCAAATTGGAGCTTTTTGTCAGAAAAATTACGGGGTCACTTTTCCAATGTTTGCCAAGGTCGATGTAAAAGGACCAGAAGCCCATGCCATTTTTCGTTATTTAACCAATAACAGCAAAGGTATTTTAGGCAGTGGTATTAAATGGAATTTTACTAAATTCTTAATTGGTAAAGATGGAACGGTTTTAAACCGTTTTGCCCCAACAACTAAACCTGAAGCCTTAGAAGAAGAGATTGAAAAGGCATTACAACAATAA
- the msrB gene encoding peptide-methionine (R)-S-oxide reductase MsrB, with translation MGKLSKTDREWQRELSPEEFRITRQKGTEPAFTGKYWNTKQEGTYVCRCCGTPLFSSTTKYDSGCGWPSFFKPIVGGAIDELQDSSHGMERTEIVCHHCDAHLGHVFEDGPQPTGLRYCVNSASLELQSQEKNDEETYP, from the coding sequence ATGGGAAAACTCAGTAAAACAGACCGAGAATGGCAAAGAGAGTTATCACCAGAAGAATTCCGTATAACTCGACAAAAAGGAACAGAACCTGCTTTTACGGGGAAATATTGGAATACCAAGCAAGAAGGAACTTATGTGTGTCGTTGCTGTGGTACACCGTTGTTTTCGTCTACGACGAAATATGACAGTGGTTGTGGCTGGCCAAGTTTTTTTAAGCCAATTGTTGGAGGAGCAATTGATGAATTACAAGATAGCTCACATGGTATGGAAAGAACTGAAATAGTTTGTCATCATTGTGACGCTCATTTAGGGCATGTTTTTGAGGATGGCCCGCAGCCGACAGGATTGCGCTATTGCGTAAATTCGGCTTCATTAGAACTACAATCACAAGAAAAAAATGACGAGGAAACCTATCCATGA
- a CDS encoding pyridoxal phosphate-dependent aminotransferase: MSQKKSVIFKHLLPVIKEYQQAGFTHEKIVALLRDEHDLDLVTTETFKSYLYRYAKVTSTLSENIKMPNTTQTPREIKKSSKLEHVCYDIRGPVLRAAIEMEEAGHKIIKLNIGNPAPFGFEAPQEIINDVALNLPNAVGYTDSKGIFPARKAICQYYQQKGIFDMHVNDVYIGNGVSELIVMAMQGLLDDGDEMLVPMPDYPLWTAAVNLSGGTAIHYKCDEENFWYPDIADMESKITPNTRGIVIINPNNPTGAVYPRHVLEQIVALAKKYDLILFADEIYDKIIYDGIEHVSVAALAGDQLCISFNGLSKAYRIAGYRSGWMAITGDKSRAMDYIEGLDMLASMRLCANHQAQYAIQTALGGYQSINDLIRPGGRLYEQRNIAWQMLNEIPGVSCVKPEGAMYCFPKLDPNVYPIQDDEKLMLDLLRAEKVLLVQGTGFNWPTPDHFRVVFLPAENELREAITRVGRFLAKLR; encoded by the coding sequence ATGTCGCAGAAAAAGAGCGTTATTTTTAAACATCTACTGCCTGTGATTAAAGAATATCAACAGGCTGGATTTACGCATGAAAAAATTGTTGCTTTACTCCGAGATGAACATGATCTCGATTTGGTAACAACTGAAACATTTAAAAGTTATTTATATCGTTATGCAAAAGTGACCTCCACTCTTTCCGAGAACATCAAAATGCCGAACACTACCCAAACCCCACGCGAAATAAAAAAATCGTCTAAGCTCGAGCATGTATGCTACGACATTCGTGGACCAGTGTTACGAGCGGCCATCGAGATGGAAGAAGCCGGCCATAAAATTATTAAACTGAATATTGGCAACCCCGCTCCCTTTGGCTTTGAAGCCCCACAAGAAATTATTAATGATGTCGCATTAAACTTACCCAATGCTGTAGGTTATACCGACTCAAAAGGAATTTTCCCTGCACGTAAAGCCATTTGCCAGTATTACCAGCAAAAAGGCATTTTCGATATGCATGTGAATGACGTGTATATCGGCAATGGCGTATCTGAACTCATTGTTATGGCGATGCAAGGTTTATTGGATGATGGCGATGAAATGCTGGTGCCAATGCCAGATTATCCGCTGTGGACTGCAGCAGTAAACTTATCGGGTGGTACTGCAATTCACTATAAATGCGATGAAGAAAATTTCTGGTACCCAGACATCGCGGATATGGAAAGTAAAATCACGCCAAATACCCGTGGTATCGTGATTATTAACCCAAACAACCCGACCGGTGCTGTTTATCCACGCCATGTATTAGAACAAATTGTCGCTTTAGCCAAAAAATATGACCTGATTTTATTTGCAGATGAAATCTACGACAAAATTATTTATGACGGTATCGAACATGTTTCCGTTGCTGCGTTAGCAGGTGATCAACTGTGTATCTCATTCAACGGTTTATCAAAAGCTTATCGTATTGCGGGTTATCGTTCAGGTTGGATGGCCATTACTGGTGATAAATCACGCGCAATGGATTACATTGAAGGGCTAGACATGCTTGCGTCTATGCGTCTGTGTGCCAATCATCAAGCACAATATGCGATTCAAACTGCATTAGGTGGCTACCAGTCAATTAATGATTTAATTCGTCCAGGTGGTCGCTTGTATGAGCAACGTAATATCGCATGGCAAATGCTGAATGAGATTCCGGGTGTGTCGTGTGTCAAACCTGAAGGTGCAATGTATTGCTTCCCTAAACTTGATCCAAACGTGTATCCAATTCAGGATGATGAGAAACTCATGCTCGATTTACTCCGCGCAGAGAAAGTCTTATTGGTTCAAGGTACTGGTTTTAACTGGCCGACACCAGACCATTTCCGTGTCGTGTTCTTGCCTGCAGAAAATGAACTGCGTGAAGCCATTACCCGAGTGGGTCGTTTCTTGGCAAAATTACGTTAA
- the gloB gene encoding hydroxyacylglutathione hydrolase, which translates to MTYQVHIIDVKNQLQNYIWLLEHTETHEVIAVDPTEAQLVEDYCQEHQLHLNQIWLTHWHKDHIGGVAALLVNRNIPVYGPRDELSKIPFITHPLTDGEHFNFHDIRIDVIAVPGHTLGHIVYFSDALDLVFCGDTLFAMGCGRVFEGTFEQMYHSLNRLAALPPRTQVYCTHEYTLSNAKFALHVEPDNLKIQQRFEQVEALRMLGQPTLPSNIAIELETNPFLRAQSVEEFQKLRELKDNF; encoded by the coding sequence ATGACTTATCAAGTACATATCATTGATGTAAAAAATCAATTACAAAACTATATTTGGTTACTTGAACATACCGAAACCCATGAAGTAATTGCCGTAGACCCAACCGAAGCACAATTGGTTGAAGATTATTGTCAAGAACATCAATTGCACCTTAATCAAATTTGGCTTACGCATTGGCATAAAGACCATATTGGCGGAGTAGCAGCGCTATTAGTCAATCGCAATATTCCAGTTTATGGCCCTCGTGATGAACTGAGCAAAATTCCGTTTATTACCCATCCACTCACGGATGGTGAGCATTTTAATTTTCATGATATTCGTATAGATGTGATTGCCGTTCCTGGACACACCTTAGGCCATATTGTCTATTTTAGTGATGCGCTTGATCTGGTTTTTTGTGGGGATACTTTATTTGCAATGGGCTGTGGTCGAGTATTTGAAGGGACTTTTGAACAGATGTACCATTCCTTGAATCGCTTAGCGGCATTACCCCCAAGAACCCAAGTATATTGCACCCATGAATACACCCTTTCGAATGCCAAATTTGCGCTACATGTAGAACCTGATAATCTTAAAATTCAGCAACGCTTTGAACAAGTTGAGGCTTTGCGAATGCTGGGTCAACCCACACTCCCTAGCAATATTGCCATTGAACTAGAGACCAATCCTTTTTTAAGGGCACAGAGTGTCGAAGAGTTTCAAAAATTACGTGAATTAAAAGATAACTTTTAA
- a CDS encoding DUF962 domain-containing protein has product MNATVQTTENLEHVQAPQLPIRNYNEFYRFYLTEHRNITSRRLHVLGTTIGAYWIAKAIRHRKPKYVLYGLIPGYACAWAGHFLYEKNKPASFKQPLYSFISDWRMLSDIVRGNLSLKCRSLDKIPS; this is encoded by the coding sequence ATGAATGCAACTGTTCAAACCACTGAAAATTTGGAGCATGTTCAAGCGCCACAATTACCCATTCGAAATTATAATGAATTTTATCGTTTTTATTTGACCGAGCACCGTAATATTACGAGTCGGCGTCTACATGTTTTAGGCACTACTATTGGTGCATATTGGATAGCGAAAGCCATTCGCCATCGTAAACCTAAATATGTGTTGTATGGTTTAATTCCGGGTTATGCATGCGCATGGGCCGGACATTTTCTGTATGAAAAGAATAAGCCAGCATCTTTTAAACAGCCCCTCTACAGCTTTATTTCGGATTGGCGTATGTTGTCTGATATTGTCCGCGGTAACCTGAGTTTAAAATGCCGTTCATTGGATAAAATTCCAAGTTAA